GAATCTACCGTCTCTCCCACCCATTTTCGAGACCTCGTGAAAAATTTCTATGCAACTGTTTTTTCGTTTCATCACTATTTGCCAATTAATAAagggaagaaaataattattagtaaGTCAGGAATTTAATTCATATGCTCCATTTAAATTGAACTATTGCCCAATGACGAAAATTTTGCCTTAGAGGAGGACGATGCTGATGACTTCGGGCCCCTGATTTTAGTAATTACAAAGTATAAACTCATTATGGAATCTATACAGAAATCTGTGGTGCGTTGATACTATGTAGATTTAATAATTCTTGGGCTTGAAGATTTAGTACTCGTAGTGGCTCCAGTGATCAAAAGATTATGAGATCCGAGGGCTTCAAAATGTTCAAAATCAACCTCCAGTTATCCAACCAAAGCTGTGACATTTAACCGGCAAATATGTAGATAAACATTTTTGTGCTTCCAAGAATTAACGTAATCTCTCAATTCTTCTGTCTTTAGTCTCACATTTATGCTGCTCGTAGCATCGCCAGCACCCTGCGCTCCTCCCTCGGTCCTAAGGGTCTCGACAAACTGCTGGTTAGTCCTGATGGTGACGTAACAGTCACCAACGATGGTGCGACAATCCTCAAGAAAATGGACGTTGACCATGAGATTGCTAAACTCATGGTCCAGCTTTCGCAGTCGCAGGACGATGAAATTGGAGATGGAACCACTGGGGTTGTAGTCCTGGCTGGAGCTCTGCTTGAACAGGCAGAGGCACTGCTGGACAAAGGCATCCATCCCATCAGGATTGCCGATGGATACGAATTGGCAGCACAATGTGCCGTTAAGCACTTGAACACCATTGCTGAATCTTTTCCAGTGAATCCGGATGACTTGGAACCCCTGATCAAGACAGCTATGACTACTCTTGGGTCTAAAATGTAATTGAACACTTTATCACACATTAACTCACGGGATTTATTCTTGTAACTACTTTGTCATTTCAATCGTGATCAACAACTGCCCAATGATGAAAGATTTGCGATAGAGGAGGGCGATGCTGAATACTCTGGACCGTAGATTTTATCATTTACTGAGTATAATCTCCCCTGAAATCCTCAGTGAAATTTTTGGGGCGTGAATACCAAGTAAAATTTCGAAATCTGAGGTTTAGAGATTCAATACTCGCAGTGGCTCCAGTGATCCAAAGATTATGAGATCTGAGGGGATTAAAAAAGTTCAACCAGACTTTACATCGCTTATAATCCAATTGATGGTGGATTAATTATGATACTTTCTTGCAGCATCAACAAATGCCACAGAAAAATGGCAGAAATCGCTGTGAATGCCGTGATGGCAGTAGCAGATCTTGAGAAACGAAACGTTAACTTTGAGTTAATAAAACTTGAAGGCAAGGTTGGTGGAAGGCTGGAGGATACTGTTCTCGTTCGTGGAGTTGTCGTGGATAAGGACTTCAGTCATCCCCAGATGCCTAAGGTGATTGATTGATAGTAGTGTTTAATTAATAGAGACctgcatgaatttttatttgtaaattatGCGTTAATGAGACTGTTTCAATTCCTTCTCTGAAAAAAACAAACTAGTTGCAAGGAGAATTCCAGGATGAGGTGTCAATGTTCTCCCTGTTCAGACACCTTGCTAAACAAACGcagaaattgtttattaattttgattcAATCATCAGAATCAAATTGAAGCACTTTTTCTGCTACAGTTCTACACAAAAGTTATTccattgtattttttcattatgaatGATTACtaatatttgattatttcgATGCAGAGACTGGAAGAAGTGAAGTTAGCAATCTTGACCTGTGCATTCGAGCCACCGAAGCCCAAGACCAAGCATAAGCTTGATGTTACCTCGGTGGAGGACTACAAGAAGCTCCGTGAATACGAAACGAAAACATTCATCGAGATGGTGGACAAGATCAAGGCTACTGGGGCAACATTAGCCATTTGCCAGTGGGGCTTTGATGATGAGGCTAATCATCTTCTTCTTCAGAAGCAATTGCCAGCGGTTAGGTGGGTCGGTGGCCCTGAAATCGAGGTAAAGCAACTGAAATTGTCAGTCAACTTTTGAAATTGACTACCCATTCGATTTCAATCATGATAAATGTCTGCCCTATGATGAAAATTGTGCCATAGAGGAGAACGATACTGGACACTTTGAATTCTTGATTCCACAATTTACAAAGTATAATCTCCCTCTGGAATCCTCAACGGAATCCTCAGGACGTGAATACCACGTAAAACTTGAAAATCCTGGATTCAAAAATTCAGTACTCGTAGTGGCTCCAATGATTCAAAAGATTATGAGATCTGAGGGCTGTCATCATGATGATCCAActcattttgtattatttaaaattaaatttcggatgtTATATTGGACTAATTGaaattcctggaatttttAGCTCATCGCCATTGCCACCGGTGGCAGAATCGTTCCCAGGTTCGAGGAGTTGACTACAGATAAGCTTGGATATGCTGGTGTCGTCAGGGAGATGTCATTCGGTACCACCAAAGATAAGATGCTTGTCATTGAGGAGTGCAAGAACTCGAAAGCTGTAACCATTTTCATCCGAGGTGGAAACAAAATGGTAAGTAatgtttgttaaaaaaaaaggagctGAATAGACTGAAATGCAAGGAAGAATTCCAGGGTAAAATATCAATGTTTGCTCTGATCAGACACCATGCAAAATTAACGCGATAATGGTTTATTCCTATTTGATTCATTCATTAGAATCAAAATCGTGAACTTTTATTGCTACAGCCTTTCCCACAAGCACCTTAAAACCATGTTATTTGGCATTCCTTCTAATCattagaattattaattacagaTTATTGAAGAGGCTAAGAGATCCCTCCACGACGCTCTCTGTGCAGTCCGTAATTTGGTTACCGATGAGAGGATTGTCTACGGTGGTGGTGCAGCTGAAATTTCCTGCGCAATTGCTTGTGCAGAGCAGGCAGATAGCATCAGCTCCCTGGAGCAATATGCCTTCCGTGCATTCGCCGAAGCCCTCGAGGCCATCCCCATGGCCCTCGCTGAGAATTCCGGTCTCTCATCAGTCGATGCTCTGGCTGAGGCCAAAGCCCTCCAGCTCTCGGAAAAGAACTCAGCCCTGGGAATCGACTGCATGAACCGTGGGACATGTGACATGAAGGTTCAGAATGTCATTGAATCTCTCAAGAGTAAAACGCAACAGATTTTCCTAGCCACCCAGCTCGTTAAAATGATCCTCAAGATCGATGACATTCGATCACCGGCTGATCCTTCGGATTACTAattcatcagaaaaattttcgttttttttacaAGTCGCTTCATtcacatttaaacaatttttaatcgtTTTTCGTCACAGAAAAGACTACAATCTAATGTGACATGTGAAAATGGTACTCAAACGCTTATTTATAAGGCAAATAAAAAGttgtattaataaaataaccaatgactgagaatttttattttttattagtatCCTATGATAACC
This genomic stretch from Diachasmimorpha longicaudata isolate KC_UGA_2023 chromosome 6, iyDiaLong2, whole genome shotgun sequence harbors:
- the LOC135163717 gene encoding T-complex protein 1 subunit epsilon, coding for MNAIPGSIAFDEYGRPFIILRDQDKQKRLTGHDAIKSHIYAARSIASTLRSSLGPKGLDKLLVSPDGDVTVTNDGATILKKMDVDHEIAKLMVQLSQSQDDEIGDGTTGVVVLAGALLEQAEALLDKGIHPIRIADGYELAAQCAVKHLNTIAESFPVNPDDLEPLIKTAMTTLGSKIINKCHRKMAEIAVNAVMAVADLEKRNVNFELIKLEGKVGGRLEDTVLVRGVVVDKDFSHPQMPKRLEEVKLAILTCAFEPPKPKTKHKLDVTSVEDYKKLREYETKTFIEMVDKIKATGATLAICQWGFDDEANHLLLQKQLPAVRWVGGPEIELIAIATGGRIVPRFEELTTDKLGYAGVVREMSFGTTKDKMLVIEECKNSKAVTIFIRGGNKMIIEEAKRSLHDALCAVRNLVTDERIVYGGGAAEISCAIACAEQADSISSLEQYAFRAFAEALEAIPMALAENSGLSSVDALAEAKALQLSEKNSALGIDCMNRGTCDMKVQNVIESLKSKTQQIFLATQLVKMILKIDDIRSPADPSDY